In Zingiber officinale cultivar Zhangliang chromosome 8B, Zo_v1.1, whole genome shotgun sequence, a single genomic region encodes these proteins:
- the LOC122014168 gene encoding transcription termination factor MTERF15, mitochondrial-like, translating into MLHLHSLVRCHALLPSIQLRRVFFSTGASASSSVATASPDPHFLVEYLVNTCGFTADDASKVFKSRPRFRSAEKADAVLGFLKSQGLDGANLRKLITWKPNLFGWDVETNLAPKFKFLRDMGFSESEAVNVVMLHPTILSLSIQNTLLPKLKFWESLFGSKEILLKNLRRGNRFIGNSIENVVRPNLNFLRDECGIPEERVSLAIKRHPSFIVLNPDTFRALVDRADGLGVPRGSRMFLWILYVLHAVSREKFEAQVKLMNSFGWSNSDFITAIMKYPKFLSLSIELLQRKMEFLVKDVGIAPSDIAYHPTPLGLSLEKRLIPRFRVMEILKSEGLWTSRNKIHGFLSSSGPKFLQKYVLPYQDMHPKLLEVLSCDVYLSSKGIIQTANEC; encoded by the coding sequence ATGCTCCACCTTCACTCCCTAGTCCGCTGCCATGCGCTCCTTCCATCGATCCAACTCCGTCGCGTCTTCTTCTCCACCGGCGCTTCCGCATCCTCCTCAGTCGCCACCGCTTCTCCCGATCCTCACTTCCTTGTCGAGTACCTCGTGAATACATGCGGGTTCACCGCCGACGATGCTTCCAAGGTCTTCAAGTCGCGCCCCCGTTTTCGGTCCGCCGAGAAGGCCGACGCCGTTCTTGGATTTCTCAAATCTCAAGGCCTTGATGGCGCGAATCTCAGAAAGCTAATAACTTGGAAGCCAAACTTGTTCGGCTGGGATGTGGAGACGAACCTCGCTCCAAAGTTCAAATTTTTGCGCGACATGGGGTTCTCTGAGTCCGAGGCCGTCAATGTCGTTATGCTGCACCCCACCATTCTTTCCCTCAGCATCCAGAACACGCTTCTCCCCAAATTGAAGTTTTGGGAAAGTCTTTTTGGATCCAAGGAGATCCTCCTCAAGAATCTCCGGAGGGGTAACAGGTTTATAGGCAACAGCATTGAGAATGTGGTACGCCCGAACTTGAACTTTTTACGGGATGAATGTGGTATTCCTGAAGAGCGAGTTTCTCTTGCCATTAAAAGGCACCCCAGTTTCATCGTGCTGAACCCAGATACCTTCCGGGCTCTGGTCGATAGAGCTGACGGGCTTGGAGTTCCCCGGGGATCTAGAATGTTCCTCTggatcctttatgtgctgcacgCGGTCAGCAGGGAAAAATTTGAAGCCCAAGTAAAGCTCATGAACAGTTTTGGTTGGTCGAACTCCGATTTCATTACTGCAATCATGAAATATCCAAAATTTTTAAGCCTTTCCATAGAGTTATTGCAGAGAAAGATGGAATTTTTGGTCAAGGATGTTGGGATTGCACCTTCAGACATTGCTTACCACCCGACGCCTTTAGGATTAAGTTTGGAAAAGAGGTTAATTCCTcgatttcgtgtgatggagatATTGAAATCTGAAGGGTTATGGACGTCAAGAAACAAGATACATGGATTTTTATCATCATCTGGTCCAAAATTTTTGCAGAAGTATGTGCTTCCTTACCAAGATATGCACCCCAAACTTCTTGAAGTCTTGTCTTGTGACGTGTATCTGAGTTCAAAGGGCATAATCCAAACTGCTAATGAATGCTAG
- the LOC122014169 gene encoding transcription termination factor MTERF8, chloroplastic-like yields the protein MLRSLVCRHPLPPSKLIRCVFFSTGTSVSSSGATASPDPHFLVEYLVNTCGFSADNASKVAKSLPRFQSTEKLDAALGFFRSQGLDGANLRKIISLRPGLLYGDVENRLAPKFKILRDMGLSESHILNAVMRHPIILSLDVQNGLLPKLKVWESLFGSREILLRKLRGCSWFMSASIEKVVRPNLKFLRDECGIPEDRVSLVLKSLPGFIVQNPDALRALVDRTVGLGVPRGSGMFLWILFALHGVSREKFEVQLKLMNNFGWSNSDFITAIKKHPRFLLLSIESLQRKMEFLVNDVGISPSDIAHCPVPLVLSLEKRLIPRFRIMEILKSEGLWTSTNKPHGVFSLSGPKFLQKFVQPYQSILPKLLEVL from the coding sequence ATGCTTCGCTCCCTAGTCTGCCGCCATCCGCTCCCTCCGTCAAAGCTAATCCGTTGCGTCTTCTTCTCCACCGGCACATCCGTCTCCTCCTCAGGCGCTACCGCTTCTCCAGATCCCCATTTCCTGGTCGAGTACCTCGTGAATACATGCGGGTTCTCCGCCGACAACGCTTCCAAGGTCGCAAAGTCGCTCCCCCGCTTTCAGTCCACCGAGAAGCTCGATGCTGCTCTTGGATTCTTCAGATCTCAGGGCCTTGATGGCGCTAATCTCAGAAAGATAATATCTTTGAGGCCAGGATTGCTCTACGGGGATGTGGAGAACAGACTCGCTCCAAAGTTCAAAATTTTGCGCGATATGGGGTTATCTGAGTCCCACATCCTCAATGCCGTTATGCGGCACCCCATCATTCTTTCTCTTGACGTCCAGAACGGGCTTCTTCCCAAATTGAAGGTTTGGGAAAGTTTATTTGGATCGAGGGAGATCCTCCTCAGGAAACTCCGGGGCTGTAGTTGGTTTATGAGCGCCAGCATTGAGAAAGTGGTACGCCCTAACTTGAAGTTCTTACGGGATGAATGTGGTATTCCTGAAGACCGGGTTTCTCTTGTCCTTAAAAGCCTCCCTGGCTTCATCGTGCAGAACCCAGATGCCCTCCGGGCTCTGGTAGATAGAACTGTGGGGCTTGGAGTTCCCCGTGGATCTGGAATGTTCCTCTGGATCCTTTTTGCGTTGCATGGGGTAAGCAGGGAAAAATTTGAGGTTCAACTCAAGCTCATGAACAATTTTGGTTGGTCGAACTCGGATTTCATTACTGCAATCAAGAAACACCCACGCTTTTTACTCCTTTCCATAGAGTCATTGCAGAGAAAGATGGAGTTTTTGGTCAATGATGTTGGAATTTCACCTTCAGACATTGCTCACTGCCCGGTGCCTTTAGTGCTAAGTTTGGAAAAGAGGTTAATTCCTCGATTTCGCATTATGGAGATATTGAAATCTGAAGGGTTATGGACGTCAACAAACAAGCCACATGGAGTTTTCTCATTATCTGGCCCAAAGTTTTTGCAAAAGTTTGTGCAACCTTACCAATCTATACTCCCCAAACTTCTTGAAGTCTTGTGA
- the LOC122014170 gene encoding zinc finger MYM-type protein 1-like produces the protein MRIGESARHHRNSEIKTQKEESASTIIDRRKGYNLNYFKMEHQSAAKKGKTIASYFKKRDRQTSESTSIPTVPIMQHQSCESLPILSVQIPSISSSSDNHQLSSSCIERDPRKRKQICEYHINVRDEIRRSYLKMGPYQPDMLEYPATKFGSQNRRFQKKWFQKFHWLEYSPSTNKAYCFYCFLFLNDVNSSNISTLVNEGFDNWKRVNQGKTCAFLAHIGSAASSPHTMCERKAENLMRPSQHIDNVMHAQSKEEKEKNRLRLRTSIVTVRWLALQGCAFRGNDESLSSSNRGNFLELVKAFAKMSTEIDKVVLENAQKNAQYIAPEIQKEILHIMANRVRKMVREEVGDKYFCILVDEARDISKREQMTIILRFVNNYGVLTEIFFAIKSISDTTSLNLKKEISNVLVHHDLQVKKIRGQGYDGASNMRGAWNELQALFLRDCPYAYYVHCFAHRLQLTLVYAAKDVSVIWEFFSHLDNIVNIVTSSTKRIAELHTAQIIEIEHMLAIGERDSGSGANQIGNLQRAGATRWSSHYDSVKSLIGMYAATCKVFEVLSDHSPNGRAKAEVRGIYRNMASFEFVFILHLMHKIMRTTYSLCQILQRKSQDILSAITFISTTKTILQELRECGWEDFLHEVKVFCTRNEIDVPNLDCLYKIGRSRQQTTVEHHYHFDVFNAAIDFILMELNTRFNESSVELLSLTCNEDFTNQDIIALKYELVHYKLDVIQNLKASTLVDLCQQLTESGRSKVYVMLTRLIHLVLTLPVSTATTERAFSAMKNVKTALRNKMEDEFLEDCLTIYIERDLAKDIDVDSIIDEFYVSKSRRAQLC, from the exons ATGCGAATCGGCGAATCGGCAAGGCATCATCGCAACAGCGAAATCAAAACTCAGAAGGAAGAGTCGGCGTCCACCATCATCGACAGAAGAAAG gGATATAACTTGAACTATTTTAAAATGGAACATCAATCTGCTGCAAAGAAAGGAAAGACGATAGCCTCGTATTTTAAGAAAAGAGATCGTCAAACTAGTGAAAGTACTTCAATTCCCACTGTCCCTATAATGCAACATCAATCTTGTGAAAGTCTTCCAATTCTTAGTGTCCAAATTCCTTCAATTTCCTCTTCTAGCGACAATCATCAGTTATCCTCTAGTTGTATTGAACgagatccaagaaaaagaaaacagATATGTGAATATCATATTAATGTACGAGATGAGATAAGACGCTCATATCTAAAGATGGGGCCTTATCAACCAGATATGTTGGAGTATCCGGCTACAAAATTTGGAAGTCAAAATCGTCGATTTCAAAAAAAATGGTTCCAGAAATTTCATTGGTTGGAATATTCACCTTCAACAAATAAGGCATATTGcttttattgttttcttttcctgAATGATGTTAATTCGTCAAATATCTCGACATTGGTCAATGAAGGATTTGACAATTGGAAAAGGGTAAATCAAGGAAAAACATGTGCATTTCTTGCCCATATTGGTTCTGCAGCTTCTTCGCCTCATACTATGTGCGAGAGAAAGGCTGAAAATTTGATGAGACCCTCACAACATATTGATAATGTCATGCATGCCCAATCtaaagaggaaaaagaaaaaaatcgtTTGCGTTTGAGGACCTCAATTGTCACTGTTCGCTGGCTAGCACTTCAAGGGTGTGCCTTTAGAGGTAATGATGAATCTCTATCTTCATCTAATCgtgggaattttcttgaattagtAAAGGCTTTTGCAAAAATGAGTACAGAAATTGATAAAGTTGTACTTGAGAATGCTCAAAAAAATGCTCAATATATCGCTCCAGAAATTCAGAAAGAGATTTTACATATTATGGCTAATAGAGTACGAAAGATGGTTCGTGAAGAAGTTGGTGataaatatttttgtattcttgttgatgaagCACGAGATATATCTAAACGAGAGCAAATGACCATTATCTTGAGATTTGTGAATAATTATGGGGTTTTGACAGAAATATTTTTTGCCATCAAAAGTATTAGCGATACTACCTCATTGAATCTGaaaaaagaaatatcaaatgttCTTGTTCATCATGACCTACAAGTTAAGAAAATCAGAggccaaggatatgatggtgctagCAATATGCGTGGCGCATGGAATGAACTTCAGGCATTATTTCTCAGAGATTGTCCCTATGCATACTATGTCCATTGTTTTGCCCATCGATTACAACTCACATTGGTTTATGCAGCCAAGGATGTTAGTGTTATTTGGGAGTTCTTTTCTCATTTGGATAATATAGTAAATATTGTTACTTCTTCTACTAAACGCATTGCTGAGTTACATACTGCACAGATAATTGAAATCGAGCATATGTTGGCAATTGGAGAACGTGATTCTGGAAGTGGGGCCAATCAGATTGGTAATTTACAGCGAGCGGGAGCTACTCGTTGGAGTTCTCACTATGACTCAGTAAAAAGCTTGATAGGTATGTATGCTGCAACTTGCAAAGTTTTTGAAGTTCTTAGTGATCATTCTCCAAATGGAAGAGCTAAGGCTGAAGTTCGGGGGATTTATAGAAACATGGCAAGCTTTGAATTTGTGTTCATTTTGCATTTAATGCATAAAATTATGAGAACAACATATTCTCTTTGTCAAATTCTTCAAAGAAAATCTCAAGATATTTTATCTGCTATTACATTTATCTCTACTACCAAAACTATCCTCCAAGAACTTAGAGAATGCGGGTGGGAAGATTTTCTTCATGAAGTGAAAGTTTTTTGTACGAGAAATGAAATTGATGTGCCTAACCTTGATTGTCTATATAAGATTGGTCGTTCCCGTCAGCAAACTACAGTTGAGCATCATTACCACTTTGATGTTTTTAATGCAGCAATAGATTTCATCTTGATGGAGTTAAATACTCGATTTAATGAGTCATCAGTGGAACTTCTTTCTCTTA CTTGCAATGAAGATTTCACAAATCAAGACATTATTGCTTTGAAGTATGAATTGGTACATTATAAACTTGATGTGATACAAAACTTGAAGGCTTCTACACTTGTTGATTTATGTCAGCAATTGACTGAGAGTGGACGGTCAAAGGTTTATGTTATGTTGACTAGATTGATTCATCTAGTTTTGACGTTACCTGTTTCTACTGCCACTACTGAGCGAGCCTTTTCAGCAATGAAGAATGTGAAGACAGCACTTCGCAATAAAATGGAGGatgaatttcttgaagattgTTTGACAATTTATATTGAACGAGATTTAGCTAAGGATATAGATGTAGATTCTATTATAGATGAATTTTATGTTTCAAAATCTCGTAGAGCACAACTTTGTTGA
- the LOC122015947 gene encoding transcription termination factor MTERF15, mitochondrial-like, with protein sequence MLRSLFRRHPLPPSKLIHCVFFSTGTSVSSSGVTASPDPHFLVEYLVHTCGFSADDASKVSKSLPRFQSTEKLDAALGFFRSQGFDGANLRKIISRRPGLLCRDVENSLGPKFKILRDMGLSESHIVNAVMRHRIILSLDVQNTLLPKLKVWESLFGSREILLRKLRGCNRFISASIEKVNPDTLRALVDRTVGLGVPRGSGMFLWILFALHAVRRKKFEAQLKLMNNFGWSNSDFITAIKTQPRFLLLSIESLQRKMEFLVNDVGISPSDIAHCPAPLVLSLEKRLIPRFRVMEILKSEGLWTSTNKLHGVLSLSGPKFLQKFVQPYQAILPKLLEVL encoded by the exons TCAGGCGTAACCGCTTCTCCAGATCCCCATTTCCTGGTCGAGTACCTCGTGCATACGTGCGGGTTCTCCGCCGACGATGCTTCCAAGGTCTCAAAGTCGCTCCCCCGCTTTCAGTCCACCGAGAAGCTCGATGCTGCTCTTGGATTCTTCAGATCTCAGGGCTTTGATGGCGCTAATCTCAGAAAGATAATATCTCGGAGGCCAGGATTGCTCTGCAGGGATGTGGAGAACAGTCTCGGTCCAAAGTTCAAAATTTTGCGCGACATGGGGTTATCTGAGTCCCACATCGTCAATGCCGTTATGCGGCACCGCATCATTCTTTCCCTCGACGTCCAGAACACGCTTCTCCCCAAATTGAAGGTTTGGGAAAGTTTATTTGGATCGAGGGAGATCCTCCTCAGGAAACTCCGGGGTTGTAATCGGTTTATAAGCGCCAGCATTGAGAAAGTG AACCCAGATACCCTCCGGGCTCTGGTAGATAGAACTGTGGGGCTTGGAGTTCCCCGTGGATCTGGAATGTTCCTCTGGATCCTTTTTGCGCTGCATGCGGTAAGAAGGAAAAAATTTGAGGCTCAACTCAAGCTCATGAACAATTTTGGTTGGTCGAACTCGGATTTCATTACTGCAATCAAGACACAACCACGCTTTTTACTCCTTTCCATAGAGTCATTGCAGAGAAAGATGGAGTTTTTGGTCAATGATGTTGGAATTTCACCTTCAGACATTGCTCACTGCCCGGCGCCTTTAGTGCTAAGTTTGGAAAAGAGGTTAATTCCTCGATTTCGTGTTATGGAGATATTGAAATCTGAAGGGTTATGGACGTCAACAAACAAGCTACATGGAGTTTTATCATTATCTGGTCCAAAGTTTTTGCAGAAGTTTGTGCAACCTTACCAAGCTATACTCCCCAAACTTCTTGAAGTCTTGTGA